A DNA window from Capnocytophaga sp. ARDL2 contains the following coding sequences:
- a CDS encoding S8 family serine peptidase: MKKVYYLSAALAMALASCKTTQKTSCCATACESKTTKLGIADKELLTMPSYFASKKTALPEEQLQRWSHLDLHRDSVPGMSVDRAYDELIKGKKGSKVVVAVIDSGIDIHHEDLNYTIWTNKKEIPGNGIDDDNNGYIDDVHGWNPLGGTNEENMEFTRILKKGDDGTAQYQRAVKKMEEEKANLVPLRMSANQFRNSYELLVKATGKKDFVLADLEKVNASTDELKEAKTLFERLFKNGRDVSIVEAIEKQADMYSKYYLNLDFNGRKSNDNVEDIRDKYYGDGDVYGEPEHALHGTHVAGIIAQKRGNDKGGDGVINDNVEIMSLRAVPDGDEYDKDIALAIRYAVDNGAKVINGSFGKYFETHAEWVYDAIEYAAVNDVLLVMAAGNDALDLNGEETIDRFPNDRNILTKINIAPNFILVGALNPKYGEGMVANFSNFGNVDVDVFAPGVKIYATAPEGEYKYLQGTSMASPNATGVAAMIRSYYPTLKAWEVKEIMKESGIAIDGKVIVSGDKNDKRNFKDISTSGTIVNLYNALILAERRVNAKK; this comes from the coding sequence ATGAAAAAAGTTTACTATTTATCTGCCGCTTTGGCAATGGCTTTAGCAAGCTGTAAAACGACACAGAAAACATCTTGTTGTGCAACTGCTTGCGAATCAAAAACTACTAAATTAGGAATTGCTGACAAAGAATTGCTGACAATGCCGTCGTATTTTGCAAGTAAAAAAACTGCTTTACCAGAAGAGCAATTGCAAAGATGGTCACACTTGGACTTACACAGAGATTCTGTACCAGGTATGTCTGTTGACCGTGCGTATGATGAATTGATCAAAGGTAAAAAAGGTTCAAAAGTTGTTGTTGCGGTAATCGACTCGGGTATCGATATTCACCACGAAGATTTGAACTACACTATCTGGACCAACAAAAAAGAAATTCCTGGAAATGGTATCGATGACGACAACAACGGATACATCGACGATGTACACGGATGGAATCCTTTGGGTGGTACTAACGAAGAAAACATGGAGTTTACTCGTATCTTGAAAAAAGGTGACGACGGAACTGCACAGTACCAACGTGCTGTAAAGAAAATGGAAGAGGAAAAAGCCAATTTGGTACCTTTGAGAATGAGTGCAAACCAATTTAGAAACTCTTACGAATTACTTGTAAAAGCTACAGGTAAAAAAGATTTTGTATTGGCTGACTTGGAAAAAGTAAACGCCTCTACAGACGAATTGAAAGAGGCTAAAACTCTTTTTGAACGTTTATTTAAAAATGGTAGAGACGTTTCTATCGTAGAAGCTATTGAAAAACAAGCTGATATGTATTCAAAATACTATCTAAACTTGGATTTCAACGGTAGAAAATCAAATGATAATGTTGAAGATATTAGAGATAAATATTACGGTGACGGTGATGTGTATGGAGAACCAGAACACGCATTGCACGGTACTCACGTAGCGGGTATTATTGCTCAAAAAAGAGGTAATGACAAAGGTGGTGATGGTGTCATCAATGACAATGTAGAAATCATGTCGTTGCGTGCGGTGCCAGACGGTGACGAATACGACAAAGACATCGCGTTGGCTATCCGCTATGCTGTGGACAACGGAGCAAAAGTAATCAACGGAAGTTTTGGTAAATATTTCGAAACTCATGCAGAATGGGTGTATGACGCTATCGAATATGCTGCAGTAAACGATGTATTGCTTGTAATGGCAGCAGGAAATGACGCTTTGGATTTGAACGGTGAAGAAACGATTGACCGCTTTCCAAACGACCGTAACATTCTAACAAAAATCAACATTGCTCCAAACTTTATATTGGTAGGTGCTTTGAACCCAAAATACGGAGAAGGAATGGTAGCCAACTTCTCAAACTTTGGTAATGTAGATGTGGACGTTTTTGCACCTGGTGTAAAAATCTATGCTACAGCTCCAGAGGGTGAATACAAATATTTGCAAGGTACCTCTATGGCATCGCCAAATGCTACAGGTGTTGCAGCAATGATTCGCTCGTACTATCCAACTTTAAAAGCTTGGGAAGTAAAAGAAATCATGAAAGAATCGGGTATCGCAATCGACGGTAAAGTAATCGTTTCTGGAGACAAAAACGACAAGAGAAACTTCAAAGACATCTCTACTTCTGGTACGATTGTAAACCTTTACAACGCATTGATTTTGGCTGAAAGAAGAGTAAACGCTAAAAAATAA
- a CDS encoding M1 family metallopeptidase: MKKIIIFFSLISSITWAQHNNPNPGYWQQHVDYKMDIQMNVKNFQYSGTQELIYTNNSPDTLKKVFYHLYFNAFQPGSEMDVRLTSIADPDKRMVKSFKGGDGEQVKISKISQLKPNEIGYIKVKELTQDGEQVKTKVVGTILEVDLAKPILPNSKTTFNMTFDGQVPVMVRRAGRNSAEGVALSMSQWYPKMAEFDFEGWHADPYIGREFHGVWGNFDVKITLDKNYTVGATGYLQNKNEIGHGYQDAGVKVSIPKKQKTLTWHFVAPNVHDFAWGADDNFIHDKLMGPNGVELHFLYKRDREIVKNWKELQPATVKLLEYFNETIGEYPYKQYSVIQGGDGGMEYAMCTLITGKRSLPSLVGVTAHELAHKWFQHLLATNESKHEWMDEGFTTFISDFAVKTVLEKDLQEDENPFRSNYNSYFYMVKKEHQNPLSTHADRYDDNMNYGISAYSKGAVFITQLAYVIGWDNTMKTLKRFYHDYKFSHPTPNDFKRTAERVSGAILDWYLVDWTQTTNTIDYAIKELKQEENTASFTLERIEKMPMPIDLYVEYEDGSMESFYIPNTLMRWEKANPTPEISRTILKGWDWAHPTFTHTFNTKGKKIKQLIIDPSELMADINKKDNSKALE, encoded by the coding sequence ATGAAAAAAATCATCATCTTCTTCTCGTTGATTTCATCAATCACATGGGCTCAACACAACAACCCAAATCCAGGATATTGGCAACAACATGTTGATTATAAAATGGACATACAGATGAATGTAAAAAATTTTCAATATTCAGGTACACAAGAATTGATATATACAAACAATTCGCCTGATACATTGAAAAAAGTATTTTATCACCTGTATTTCAATGCGTTTCAACCTGGAAGCGAAATGGACGTGCGTCTTACCTCCATTGCCGACCCAGACAAACGTATGGTAAAATCGTTTAAAGGTGGCGATGGCGAACAGGTAAAAATCAGTAAAATTTCTCAATTGAAACCCAACGAAATTGGCTATATCAAAGTAAAAGAACTTACACAAGATGGCGAACAGGTAAAAACCAAAGTAGTAGGAACTATTTTGGAAGTTGATTTAGCAAAACCAATTTTGCCAAATTCAAAGACTACATTCAATATGACCTTTGATGGACAAGTACCTGTAATGGTGCGTCGTGCAGGAAGAAATTCTGCCGAAGGTGTTGCATTGTCTATGTCACAATGGTATCCAAAAATGGCGGAATTTGACTTTGAAGGATGGCATGCCGACCCGTATATTGGGCGTGAATTTCACGGAGTTTGGGGAAATTTTGATGTAAAAATTACCTTAGACAAAAACTATACAGTAGGTGCTACAGGATATTTACAAAACAAAAACGAAATCGGTCACGGATACCAAGATGCAGGAGTAAAAGTTTCGATTCCTAAAAAACAAAAAACTTTGACTTGGCATTTTGTCGCACCGAATGTACACGATTTTGCTTGGGGTGCTGACGATAATTTTATCCACGACAAACTTATGGGACCCAACGGAGTAGAATTGCACTTCTTATACAAAAGAGATCGAGAAATCGTAAAAAACTGGAAAGAATTACAGCCAGCAACTGTAAAATTGTTGGAATACTTTAACGAAACCATTGGTGAATACCCTTACAAACAATATTCGGTAATTCAAGGTGGTGACGGAGGAATGGAATATGCTATGTGCACCTTGATTACAGGAAAACGTTCATTGCCAAGTTTGGTAGGAGTAACTGCACACGAGTTGGCTCATAAATGGTTTCAACATCTATTGGCGACCAACGAAAGCAAACACGAATGGATGGACGAAGGTTTTACAACGTTTATTTCAGATTTTGCTGTAAAAACGGTATTGGAAAAAGATTTGCAAGAAGATGAAAACCCTTTTAGAAGCAACTATAACAGTTATTTTTACATGGTGAAAAAAGAACATCAAAATCCATTATCAACCCATGCAGATCGTTACGATGACAATATGAATTACGGCATTTCTGCCTATAGCAAAGGAGCGGTTTTCATCACGCAATTGGCGTATGTAATCGGTTGGGACAATACGATGAAAACGCTAAAACGCTTTTACCACGATTACAAATTTTCACACCCAACACCGAACGATTTCAAGCGTACAGCAGAAAGAGTTTCAGGAGCAATTTTAGATTGGTATTTAGTTGATTGGACACAAACTACAAATACAATAGACTATGCTATCAAAGAACTAAAACAAGAAGAAAACACAGCGAGCTTTACTTTGGAACGAATAGAAAAAATGCCTATGCCTATTGATTTGTACGTAGAATATGAGGACGGAAGCATGGAGTCATTTTACATACCAAATACATTGATGCGATGGGAAAAAGCCAACCCAACACCAGAAATTTCGAGAACCATTTTGAAAGGATGGGATTGGGCACACCCAACTTTTACACACACATTCAATACCAAAGGAAAAAAAATCAAACAATTGATTATCGACCCTTCAGAATTAATGGCAGATATTAATAAAAAAGACAATTCAAAGGCTTTGGAATAA
- a CDS encoding thrombospondin type 3 repeat-containing protein — MKHLNKVLSAVLLMSGMTSQAQNADQPWSVTVGMNALDGARVSTASDIRHQLGQYFQTDNWSILPSVSTLNVSRSVYKNFSVGVTGSVNRLERFVDYTGGTRTLVPTNLMYYGVDGQIKYSFGTLKGWFDPSVFVGGGYTFLGKASSGHVGGGLGVTFWVTENIGLSASSTYKHQLEDTRVLNLDVPSHLQHIVGVSFRFGGKDTDGDAILDKYDECPEVKGLKEFNGCPDTDGDGIPDHKDECPYFPGKAEYNGCPDTDGDGVPDHQDECPEVPGVAKFNGCPDTDRDGVPDHQDECPTVAGEVKFKGCPDTDKDGVPDSEDKCPTTPGPKENQGCPWPDMDGDGVPDKDDECPSVAGPASNKGCPEVKAETIKKLNDYGKVILFNTGKFTFQQSSYKVLDSMAEIMKEFPNAKFAIEGHTDSTGSDKINQPLSANRANAVKEYLISKGISANRLTSEGFGSSKPVDTNATAAGRANNRRTEVRLVK, encoded by the coding sequence ATGAAACATTTAAACAAAGTTTTATCTGCGGTATTGTTGATGTCAGGAATGACATCTCAAGCACAAAATGCAGATCAACCATGGTCAGTAACTGTGGGGATGAATGCTTTAGATGGTGCTCGCGTTAGTACTGCTAGCGATATTAGACACCAATTGGGGCAGTATTTTCAAACAGACAATTGGAGCATTTTGCCTTCAGTTTCTACTTTGAATGTATCACGTAGTGTTTACAAAAACTTTTCAGTAGGAGTTACAGGATCTGTAAACAGATTGGAAAGATTTGTAGATTACACAGGCGGAACTAGAACTTTAGTACCTACAAATTTGATGTACTACGGAGTTGACGGACAAATCAAGTACAGCTTTGGTACTTTGAAAGGATGGTTTGACCCATCTGTATTTGTTGGCGGAGGTTACACGTTCTTAGGAAAAGCATCGTCAGGTCACGTAGGTGGAGGATTAGGAGTTACTTTTTGGGTAACTGAAAACATCGGATTATCTGCTTCTTCTACTTACAAACACCAATTAGAAGACACTAGAGTATTGAACCTTGACGTACCTTCTCACTTACAACACATTGTAGGAGTTTCATTCCGTTTTGGAGGTAAAGATACTGACGGAGACGCAATCCTTGACAAATATGATGAGTGTCCAGAAGTAAAAGGATTGAAAGAATTTAACGGATGTCCTGATACTGACGGAGATGGAATTCCAGATCACAAAGACGAATGTCCATACTTCCCAGGTAAAGCTGAGTACAATGGATGTCCTGATACTGACGGAGACGGAGTGCCAGATCACCAAGACGAATGTCCAGAAGTTCCAGGTGTGGCTAAATTTAACGGATGTCCTGACACTGACAGAGACGGAGTGCCAGATCACCAAGACGAGTGTCCTACAGTAGCTGGAGAAGTAAAATTCAAAGGATGCCCTGACACAGACAAGGACGGAGTGCCTGATAGCGAAGACAAATGTCCTACTACTCCAGGTCCAAAAGAAAACCAAGGATGCCCTTGGCCAGATATGGATGGAGACGGAGTGCCAGATAAAGACGACGAATGTCCTTCAGTAGCTGGACCTGCTTCAAACAAAGGATGTCCTGAAGTAAAAGCTGAAACTATCAAAAAATTGAACGACTACGGAAAAGTAATCCTTTTCAACACAGGTAAATTTACTTTCCAACAAAGTTCGTACAAAGTATTGGATAGCATGGCTGAAATCATGAAAGAATTCCCTAACGCTAAATTTGCAATCGAAGGTCACACTGACAGCACTGGTTCTGATAAAATCAACCAACCATTGTCTGCAAACCGTGCAAATGCAGTAAAAGAATACTTGATTTCTAAAGGAATCTCTGCTAACCGTTTGACTTCAGAAGGTTTTGGTTCTTCAAAACCAGTTGACACAAACGCTACTGCAGCAGGACGTGCAAACAACAGACGTACTGAAGTAAGATTAGTAAAATAA
- a CDS encoding acyl-CoA thioesterase, translated as MNTFFHKFEVRWSDLDANMHLANTAYVAYCAQTRMAFMNKHRIGMRELSKWGIGSVILHERYSFFKEMYMGQEVIVSLELDGISDDGGIYRFIHKFYLPDGTHCATAEATGVWIDMRARKSTIPPLEMVEVIHQVKTFKTKVLTKEDIKALPFPNESIDPAEFK; from the coding sequence ATGAACACATTTTTTCACAAATTTGAAGTGCGTTGGAGTGATTTAGATGCCAACATGCACTTGGCAAATACGGCTTACGTAGCCTATTGTGCACAGACGCGAATGGCGTTTATGAATAAACATCGAATTGGAATGCGAGAATTGAGCAAATGGGGGATAGGTTCAGTGATTTTGCATGAGCGATATTCGTTTTTCAAAGAGATGTATATGGGGCAGGAGGTGATAGTAAGTTTGGAATTGGATGGGATATCAGATGACGGAGGAATTTATCGATTTATTCACAAGTTTTATCTACCAGACGGTACGCATTGTGCGACAGCCGAAGCAACAGGAGTTTGGATAGATATGCGAGCTCGTAAATCCACGATTCCGCCTTTGGAGATGGTTGAGGTAATCCATCAAGTAAAAACGTTTAAAACGAAAGTTTTAACCAAAGAAGATATTAAGGCGTTGCCATTTCCAAACGAGTCGATAGATCCGGCGGAGTTTAAATAA
- a CDS encoding TonB-dependent receptor: MKKLVYLWMFFTQMTFGQEFQGKIIDAHTQNHLSEVKITLKAFDKYVLSDSLGFFQWIDPIDFPVSFVFEKDSYFLEELTIDSPENLQDFYTIILQKPQQTAFEQGILITDEELLEESDNSELSMVLLQSSRDIFEQMASFGWGQARFRFRMLENNHGVVIFNGLQINKLQDGRPQYANWGGLNDVLRSQEFYSGIRVFAHGFGGALGSLVLNPKVSNIARGTRVSVMGSNTNYNTRVMFTHNSGINKNGWGYVLSGSYRRADEAYFEGTDYDAKSLFASVEKQWNDQHSLYLTATWAMNKRGKNSVNTQEVIDLKGEKYNSFWGWQNGKKRNSRYRTVDEPMISLNYEWKISQTSQFEAHLGYQWGSIAHSRLDYSGVNNPDPTYYRNLPSYYLNLHNNYSDIPEWTPNHQRAAIARIFFLQNGQINWNKLYHANKINNQALYVLSADVNQDKTAFASVYYSGQLPSNFSFQSGVRYRKLYSENYRRIEDLLGDAPMIEPFSFYSGDYGISDLNQPNRTIHRGGKYGYHYAIHASDVTIFNNILFQKKKWNAFVGTQVVFNQFQREGFYKNGLFPNDSYGKGEAINFKNGGIKTGISYQIKGNQFVETNGFFYGKAPAIRNVYPNIRNYHGVLPQMQSEKIYGGDVSYIVKALNLKARITAYYNYTKDATRLNFFYADGIDLDEIDQYFVAESLQNISKEAAGVELGVEYPLSSTVKIYGAASLADSRYSDDADLQLHIDGRVLEGKEPLVDYGKAMIKNYKLGNTPHKAFSLGVEYRDPNFWWVVAQGHYFADSYIEIAPLLRTQQFFAQPNSGGMSFPEIDLDKAKHFLAQEKLPSVFSLSLQGGKSWRIKKHFVGVFISANNVFGKMYKTGGFEQSRAANYREMNKSTASGIATFGTRYFYAYGTTYFANLYWRF, from the coding sequence ATGAAAAAATTAGTTTATCTATGGATGTTTTTTACACAGATGACTTTTGGACAGGAATTTCAAGGAAAAATAATAGATGCTCATACCCAAAATCATCTTTCGGAGGTAAAAATAACACTAAAAGCATTTGATAAATATGTGCTTAGCGATTCTTTGGGTTTTTTTCAATGGATAGACCCAATAGACTTTCCTGTTTCTTTTGTATTTGAAAAAGATTCCTATTTTTTGGAAGAATTGACCATCGATTCTCCAGAAAATCTTCAAGATTTTTATACCATTATACTTCAAAAACCTCAGCAAACCGCCTTTGAACAAGGGATTTTAATTACAGACGAAGAACTTCTCGAAGAGAGTGATAATTCGGAATTGTCGATGGTGTTGCTTCAATCTTCTCGTGATATTTTTGAACAAATGGCTTCTTTTGGTTGGGGTCAGGCGAGATTTCGCTTTCGTATGTTGGAAAACAATCACGGAGTGGTGATTTTCAATGGTTTGCAAATCAATAAATTGCAAGACGGTCGTCCGCAATATGCCAATTGGGGCGGACTCAACGATGTGTTGCGTAGTCAAGAGTTTTACAGCGGTATTCGTGTCTTTGCTCATGGATTTGGTGGAGCTTTGGGGAGTTTGGTACTGAATCCCAAAGTGTCTAATATTGCTCGTGGCACGCGTGTTTCTGTGATGGGGAGTAATACCAATTACAATACACGAGTGATGTTTACGCACAATTCGGGGATCAACAAAAACGGTTGGGGCTATGTACTTTCGGGGTCGTACAGAAGAGCAGACGAAGCCTATTTTGAAGGTACAGATTATGATGCCAAATCTTTGTTTGCCTCTGTAGAAAAACAATGGAATGACCAACATAGCCTCTATCTTACAGCTACTTGGGCAATGAATAAACGAGGGAAAAACTCAGTCAATACACAGGAAGTCATCGATTTGAAGGGCGAAAAATACAATTCGTTTTGGGGTTGGCAAAATGGAAAAAAGCGAAATTCTCGTTATCGTACGGTGGACGAACCTATGATTTCGTTGAATTATGAATGGAAAATATCTCAAACTTCACAATTTGAAGCACATTTGGGCTATCAATGGGGAAGTATTGCTCACTCACGATTGGATTACAGCGGTGTAAATAATCCTGACCCAACTTATTACCGCAATTTGCCAAGTTATTATTTGAATTTGCACAACAATTATTCAGACATTCCCGAGTGGACGCCCAATCATCAACGAGCGGCAATTGCTCGAATATTTTTCCTACAAAACGGACAGATAAACTGGAACAAATTGTACCATGCCAATAAAATCAACAATCAGGCGTTGTATGTGCTTTCTGCCGATGTCAATCAAGATAAAACAGCCTTTGCTTCGGTGTATTATTCAGGTCAATTGCCTTCAAATTTTAGTTTTCAATCAGGGGTAAGATACCGCAAACTGTATTCGGAAAATTATCGACGAATAGAAGATTTATTGGGCGATGCTCCGATGATTGAACCTTTCTCATTTTACAGTGGAGATTATGGAATTTCCGATTTGAATCAGCCGAATCGAACCATTCATCGAGGGGGAAAATATGGCTATCATTACGCCATTCATGCTTCTGATGTAACAATTTTCAACAATATTCTTTTTCAAAAGAAAAAATGGAATGCCTTTGTGGGAACTCAAGTGGTTTTCAATCAATTTCAAAGAGAAGGGTTTTACAAAAATGGATTATTTCCCAATGATTCGTATGGTAAAGGAGAAGCTATCAACTTTAAAAACGGCGGAATCAAAACAGGAATATCTTATCAAATCAAAGGTAATCAATTTGTAGAAACCAATGGATTTTTTTACGGAAAAGCACCTGCTATTCGCAATGTGTATCCCAATATTCGCAATTATCACGGAGTATTGCCACAAATGCAGTCTGAGAAAATTTACGGAGGAGATGTGAGTTATATTGTAAAAGCATTGAATTTGAAAGCGAGAATTACCGCTTATTACAATTATACAAAAGATGCGACACGATTGAATTTTTTCTATGCCGATGGAATCGATTTGGACGAAATAGACCAATATTTTGTAGCCGAGAGTTTGCAAAACATCAGCAAAGAGGCAGCAGGTGTAGAATTGGGAGTAGAATATCCGTTGAGCAGTACTGTAAAAATTTATGGAGCAGCTTCATTGGCAGATTCGAGGTATTCAGACGATGCCGATTTACAATTGCATATAGACGGTCGCGTATTGGAAGGCAAAGAGCCTTTGGTGGATTATGGCAAGGCAATGATAAAAAATTACAAATTGGGAAATACACCACACAAGGCATTTTCGTTGGGAGTGGAATACAGAGACCCTAATTTTTGGTGGGTAGTCGCACAAGGACATTATTTTGCCGACTCCTATATAGAAATAGCTCCGTTGTTGCGTACACAACAGTTTTTTGCACAGCCTAATAGCGGAGGAATGTCTTTCCCAGAAATAGATTTGGACAAAGCCAAGCATTTTTTAGCACAAGAAAAATTGCCATCGGTGTTTTCGTTGAGTTTGCAAGGCGGAAAATCGTGGCGTATCAAAAAGCATTTTGTAGGCGTATTCATTTCAGCCAATAATGTATTTGGAAAAATGTACAAAACAGGAGGTTTTGAACAATCCCGAGCCGCCAATTATCGAGAAATGAACAAATCAACCGCCAGTGGAATAGCCACATTTGGTACAAGGTATTTTTATGCGTATGGCACCACATATTTTGCCAATTTGTATTGGAGGTTTTGA
- a CDS encoding endonuclease/exonuclease/phosphatase family protein, protein MFKKKNILYTLVLFCLFALFSVKCGFSQQKNYLVHTVAFYNLENLFDIIDDPKKFDDEFTPNGAKSWDKHRYEQKLKNLSKVLSEIGYDQTKQPPTVIGVCEIENQQVLQDLVNQPLLKPYNYGIVHYDSPDNRGIDVALLYRKDYFTPTNTQRRPLLLFENDKKSPNGKKRVFTRDQLVVSGKLENEDIHFVVSHWPSRGGGEKKSEFKRKAAANLNRNIIDSLSNRHKEAKVITMGDFNDTPSNYSVDKILNISNDKNDVSDHQLYNVLAHFYKKGEGTIAYRDTWMIFDHLIITPALLNNEYNSYKLWKSGIFRPSYLIESKGKYKGYPLRNKNDGTPGYSDHFPVYLYLIKEKRK, encoded by the coding sequence ATGTTTAAAAAGAAAAATATACTCTACACCCTTGTATTGTTTTGCCTGTTTGCGTTGTTTTCGGTAAAATGTGGCTTTTCTCAACAGAAAAACTACTTGGTTCACACGGTGGCTTTTTACAATTTGGAAAACCTATTTGATATCATAGACGACCCTAAAAAGTTTGACGATGAGTTTACTCCAAATGGTGCAAAAAGCTGGGACAAACATCGCTACGAGCAAAAACTGAAAAACTTGAGCAAAGTACTTTCGGAAATCGGTTACGACCAAACCAAACAGCCTCCGACAGTCATTGGTGTATGTGAGATTGAAAATCAGCAGGTATTGCAAGACCTTGTAAATCAACCACTACTAAAACCCTACAACTACGGAATTGTTCATTACGATTCACCTGACAACCGAGGAATTGATGTGGCATTGCTGTACAGAAAAGACTATTTTACTCCAACAAATACTCAACGAAGACCGTTATTGCTTTTTGAAAACGATAAAAAATCTCCAAATGGTAAAAAACGAGTGTTTACACGCGATCAGTTGGTGGTAAGTGGAAAATTGGAAAACGAAGACATTCATTTTGTGGTGAGCCACTGGCCGTCGAGAGGTGGAGGCGAAAAAAAAAGCGAGTTTAAACGAAAGGCAGCAGCCAATCTCAACCGCAATATTATAGACTCGCTAAGTAATCGACACAAAGAAGCAAAAGTCATCACTATGGGAGATTTTAACGATACTCCTTCCAACTATTCGGTTGACAAAATACTGAATATCAGCAATGATAAAAACGACGTTTCCGATCATCAATTGTACAACGTCTTAGCTCATTTTTACAAAAAAGGCGAAGGAACCATAGCATATCGTGACACTTGGATGATTTTTGACCATTTGATCATCACTCCTGCCCTACTCAATAACGAGTACAATTCGTATAAATTGTGGAAATCGGGGATTTTTAGACCGAGTTACCTCATCGAAAGCAAAGGAAAATACAAAGGTTATCCCTTGAGAAATAAAAATGATGGTACACCAGGATACAGCGACCACTTTCCTGTATACCTGTATTTGATAAAAGAAAAGAGAAAGTAA
- a CDS encoding dipeptidase, protein MEIIKNYINENKDRFVNELIDLLKIPSVSADSAFSQDVLNTADKVKFFLEEAGCDKVELCETPGYPIVYGEKIINLELPTVLVYGHYDVQPADPIELWDSPPFEPVIKKTDIHPEGAIFARGACDDKGQFFMHVKALELMMKTNTLPCNVKFMIEGEEEVGSPSLAWFVERNHEKLKNDVILISDTGMISNTQPSITTGLRGLSYVEVEVTGPNRDLHSGLYGGAVANPINILTKMISSLHDENNRITIPGFYDKVEELSKEEREEMGKRPFSLEEYKRALDIDDVHGEAGYTTNERNSIRPTLDVNGIWGGYTGEGAKTVIPSKAFAKISMRLVPNQDWEEITELFKKHFESIAPKSVKVEVKPHHGGQGYVTPIDSIGYQAAAKAYNDSFGVAPIPVRSGGSIPIVALFEKELKSKTIMMGFGLDSDAIHSPNEHYGLFNYFKGIETIPLFYKYFTELSK, encoded by the coding sequence ATGGAAATTATAAAAAATTACATCAACGAAAACAAAGATCGTTTTGTAAATGAATTGATTGACTTGTTGAAAATTCCTTCTGTTAGTGCAGACAGTGCTTTTTCTCAAGATGTATTAAACACGGCAGATAAAGTGAAATTTTTCCTTGAAGAAGCAGGATGCGATAAAGTAGAATTATGCGAAACACCAGGCTATCCTATCGTGTATGGTGAAAAAATCATCAACCTTGAATTGCCAACGGTTTTGGTATATGGACATTATGATGTGCAACCAGCCGACCCAATCGAATTATGGGATTCGCCTCCGTTTGAACCTGTAATCAAAAAAACAGATATTCACCCAGAAGGAGCTATTTTTGCTCGTGGTGCTTGTGATGACAAAGGTCAGTTTTTTATGCACGTAAAAGCATTGGAATTGATGATGAAAACCAATACATTGCCTTGTAATGTGAAATTTATGATTGAGGGTGAGGAAGAAGTAGGTTCGCCTTCTTTGGCTTGGTTTGTAGAAAGAAATCATGAAAAATTGAAAAACGATGTGATTTTGATTTCAGATACAGGTATGATTTCAAATACACAACCATCAATTACTACAGGATTGAGAGGTTTGAGCTATGTAGAAGTGGAAGTTACAGGTCCAAACCGCGATTTACACTCAGGATTGTACGGTGGTGCAGTGGCAAATCCGATTAATATTTTGACGAAAATGATTTCTTCTTTGCACGACGAAAACAACCGTATTACCATTCCAGGTTTTTATGACAAAGTAGAAGAATTGTCAAAAGAAGAAAGAGAGGAAATGGGCAAAAGACCCTTTTCTTTGGAAGAATACAAAAGAGCTTTAGACATCGACGATGTACACGGAGAAGCAGGTTATACGACCAACGAAAGAAACTCTATCCGTCCAACATTGGATGTAAACGGAATCTGGGGAGGATATACAGGCGAAGGAGCAAAAACAGTAATTCCTTCAAAGGCATTCGCAAAAATTTCGATGCGTTTGGTGCCAAATCAAGATTGGGAAGAAATCACAGAATTGTTTAAAAAACACTTTGAAAGCATTGCTCCAAAATCGGTAAAGGTAGAAGTAAAACCTCATCACGGAGGACAAGGATATGTTACTCCTATCGACTCTATCGGATACCAAGCAGCTGCAAAAGCCTACAACGACTCGTTTGGTGTAGCTCCAATTCCAGTGCGTTCGGGAGGTTCTATTCCAATTGTAGCTTTGTTTGAAAAAGAATTAAAATCAAAAACCATCATGATGGGATTCGGATTGGATTCGGATGCAATTCACTCACCAAATGAGCATTATGGATTGTTCAATTACTTTAAAGGTATCGAAACCATTCCATTGTTTTACAAATATTTTACAGAGTTGAGTAAATAA